The proteins below are encoded in one region of Salvelinus alpinus chromosome 27, SLU_Salpinus.1, whole genome shotgun sequence:
- the LOC139556352 gene encoding multifunctional protein CAD-like isoform X2 yields MATLILEDGTTFKGRLFGANASVSGEVVFQTGMVGYPEALTDPSYRCQILTLTYPLQGNYGIPQDEEGDFGLSKWFESSKIHAAALIVGEVSQNPSHWSSAMSLDQWLKEQGIPGLEGVDTRSLTKKIREKGTMLGKLVVDGTLEANVPFDNPDQRNLVKEVSMKEPLVFNPSGTVRITAVDCGIKYNQIRCLCQRGACVTVVPWDHPLDSTDFDGLFISNGPGDPQFCKETINNLRKVVCVDNPKPVFGICLGHQLLSLVIGAKTYKMKYGNRGHNQPCIHKGTDRCFITSQNHGFAVDPLTLPQGWDVLFTNANDQTSEGIVHNTKHLFSVQFHPEHMAGPTDLVSLFDVFLDTVRDHKEGKSGKPVKQRLTEHLTYPGSPKPEEFVRPRKVLILGSGGLSIGQAGEFDYSGSQAIKALKQENIQTVLINPNIATVQTSKGLADKVYFLPLTPEYVTEVIKNERPDGVLLTFGGQTALNCGVELTKRGVLEKYAVRVLGTPVASIEMTEDRKIFVEKMEEINEHVAPSEAALSVEQAVAAAERLGYPVLVRSAFALGGLGSGFANNSEELTSLVTSAFAHTSQVLVDKSLKGWKEIEYEVVRDAYDNCITVCNMENIDPLGIHTGESIVVAPSQTLNDYEYNMLRDTAIKVIRHLGIVGECNIQYALNPESEQYYIIEVNARLSRSSALASKATGYPLAYVAAKLGLGIPLPVLKNSVTNQTTANFEPSLDYCVVKVPRWDLSKFLRVSTKIGSSMKSVGEVMAIGRSFEEAFQKALRMVDENCVGFDHTIKPVSDEELQTPTDKRIFVLAAALRAGYTVDRLYDLTKIDRWFLHKMKNIADHEKVLESYNQDESTMPLEVMRKAKQLGFSDKQIALAVQSTELAMRKLRRDWSILPVVKQIDTVAAEWPAQTNYLYLTYNGTESDLGFSEPHVMVIGSGVYRIGSSVEFDWCAVRCIMELRKMGYKTIMVNYNPETVSTDYDMCDRLYFDEISFEVVMDIYEMENPEGVILSMGGQLPNNIAMSLHRQQCRILGTSPEFIDSAENRFKFSRMLDTIGISQPLWKELTAIESAMKFCETVGYPCLVRPSYVLSGAAMNVAYTDSDLEKYLSSAVAVSKEYPVVISKFIQEAKEIDVDAVACDGVVMAIAVSEHVENAGVHSGDATLVTPAQDINQKTMERIKMIVHAIGLELQVTGPFNLQLIAKDDQLKVIECNVRVSRSFPFVSKTLGVDLVAVATRVIMGEEVEPVGLMKGVGIVGVKVPQFSFSRLAGADVVLGVEMTSTGEVACFGENRYEAYLKAMLSTGFKIPKKNILLSIGSYKNKSELLPTVQAMESLGYDLYASLGTADFYTEHGVKVMAVDWPFEEEESDCPNKDKQRNILEYLEDHHFDMVINLSMRNSGGRRLSSFVTKGYRTRRMAIDYSVPLIIDIKCTKLFFQALCLVGGFPPVKTHVDCMTSQKLIRLPGLIDVHVHLREPGATHKEDFSSGTAAALAGGVTMVCAMPNTAPAIIDLSSLTMVQKLAKAGCRCDYALYVGAASDNAAVLPSIANSAAGLKMYLNDTYSTLKMDNVSVWMEHFEKWPKHLPIVAHAEKQTVAAILMVAQLYQRAVHICHVAKKEEILIIRVAKQKGIQVTCEVAPHHLFLCEENVADIGDGRAQVRPMLGTREDMEALWEHMDIIDCFATDHAPHSVEEKNSEKPPPGYPGLETMLPLLLTAVSDGRLTVDDIIKRLYDNPRKIFSLPAQDNTYVEVDLEQEWVIPKHMQFTKSKWTPFEGMKVKGKVRRVVLRGEVAYIDGQVLVPPGYGEDVKTWPAPIPTQPPEPVKEVQQTPEHPRLTSPCEGIRTRAPSPRRSAGDGRYMLPPRIHRSSDPGVTPAEDSRERALRRAFEEDLKEEMAPAAGDGSSHPPPLARVLSPRAEAGLGVAAGQPQTLTHLQTSPLLHPLVGQHVLSVRQFSKEQISHLFNVAHTLRLMIQKERTLDILKGKVMASMFYEVSTRTSSSFAAAMQRLGGSVVHFCEATSSSQKGESLADSVQTMSCYADVLVLRHPMPGAVESAARHCRKPVINAGDGVGEHPTQALLDVFTIREELGTVNGMTITMVGDLKHGRTVHSLARLLTQYRITLRYVAPKNLHMPSEIIDFVASKGIKQEEFESIEEALPDTDVLYITRIQKERFSSEEEYKACFGQFILTPHIMTGAKRKMVVMHPLPRVNEISAEVDTDPRAAYFRQAENGMYIRMALLATVMGR; encoded by the exons atggcAACCCTGATTTTAGAAGATGGGACCACCTTCAAGGGACGCCTTTTCGGGGCAAATGCGTCGGTGTCTGGTGAAGTTG TGTTCCAGACAGGCATGGTGGGCTACCCAGAGGCCCTGACTGACCCATCCTACAGGTGTCAGATTCTCACCCTCACCTACCCTCTGCAGGGCAACTATGGCATACCCCAGGATGAGGAGGGGGACTTTGGACTCAGCAAG TGGTTTGAGTCTTCTAAGATCCACGCTGCAGCCCTCATCGTCGGGGAGGTCTCCCAGAACCCCAGCCACTGGAGCTCAGCCATGTCTCTGGACCAGTGGCTCAAAGAGCAGGGCATCCCCGGCCTAGAGG GAGTTGACACCCGCAGTCTGACCAAGAAGATCCGTGAGAAGGGAACCATGCTGGGGAAGCTTGTTGTGGACGGAACGCTGGAGGCCAACGTTCCATTTGACAACCCTGACCAGAGGAACCTGGTCAAGGAGGTGTCCATGAAG GAGCCCCTGGTGTTCAACCCCAGTGGTACTGTCAGGATCACAGCAGTAGACTGTGGCATTAAGTACAACCAAATCCGCTGCCTGTGTCAGAGAGGGGCCTGTGTCACTGTGGTGCCCTGGGATCACCCACTGGACAGCACAG ATTTTGATGGGCTATTCATAAGCAATGGCCCTGGGGACCCCCAGTTCTGTAAGGAGACCATAAACAACTTGAGGAAGGTGGTGTGTGTGGATAACCCCAAGCCTGTGTTTGGTATCTGCCTGGGCCACCAGCTTCTCTCCCTTGTcattggagcaaaaacctacaaaATGAA GTATGGAAATCGTGGCCATAACCAGCCCTGCATCCACAAGGGCACGGATCGCTGTTTCATCACGTCTCAGAACCATGGCTTTGCTGTGGACCCTCTCACCCTGCCTCAGGGCTGGGATGTGCTCTTCACCAACGCCAATGACCAGACCAGTGAGGGCATTGTGCACAACACCAAACACCTATTCAG TGTCCAGTTCCACCCAGAGCACATGGCAGGCCCCACtgacctggtcagtctatttGACGTGTTTCTGGACACTGTTAGAGACCACAAGGAGGGCAAGAGTGGCAAACCAG tGAAGCAGAGACTGACGGAGCACCTGACCTACCCTGGGTCTCCCAAGCCGGAAGAGTTTGTTCGGCCACGCAAGGTCCTGATCCTGGGCTCTGGGGGCCTCTCCATCGGACAGGCTGGGGAGTTTGATTACTCTGGCTCTCAG GCCATAAAAGCATTGAAGCAGGAGAACATTCAGACTGTGCTCATCAACCCCAACATTGCCACGGTTCAGACCTCCAAGGGACTGGCTGACAAGGTTTACTTCCTACCTCTCACCCCGGAGTACGTCACTGAG GTGATAAAGAATGAGCGTCCAGACGGGGTCCTCCTGACCTTCGGGGGGCAGACTGCTCTGAATTGCGGGGTGGAGCTGACCAAAAGGGGTGTCCTGGAGAAGTATGCGGTGCGTGTGCTGGGGACGCCAGTGGCCTCCATCGAGATGACTGAGGACAGGAAGATCTTTGTGGAAAAGATGGAGGAGATCAATGAACACGTGGCGCCCAGCGAGGCTGCTCTGTCTGTGGAGCAG GCGGTGGCGGCTGCAGAGCGTCTAGGCTACCCTGTCCTGGTGCGCTCTGCCTTTGCCCTGGGCGGACTGGGCTCTGGCTTCGCCAATAACAGTGAGGAGTTGACCTCTCTGGTGACCTCTGCCTTCGCCCACACCTCCCAGGTCCTAGTGGACAAGTCCCTGAAGGGCTGGAAGGAGATCGAGTATGAAGTGGTCAGAGACGCCTACGACAACTGTATCACC GTATGTAACATGGAGAACATTGATCCTCTGGGTATCCACACTGGGGAGTCGATCGTGGTGGCGCCCAGTCAGACGCTCAACGACTATGAGTACAACATGTTGAGGGACACCGCCATCAAGGTCATCAGACACCTGGGCATCGTGGGAGAGTGTAACATCCAGTATGCCCTCAACCCGGAGTCTGAACAG TACTACATCATTGAGGTGAATGCCCGTCTGTCTCGGAGCTCAGCTCTGGCCAGTAAAGCTACAGGATATCCCCTGGCCTACGTGGCTGCCAAGCTGGGATTGGGCATCCCTCTACCTGTCCTCAA GAACTCGGTGACCAACCAGACCACGGCTAACTTTGAGCCCAGTCTGGACTACTGTGTGGTGAAGGTCCCTCGCTGGGATCTCAGCAAGTTCCTCCGTGTCAGCACCAAGATAGGTAGCTCCATGAAGAGCGTGG GAGAGGTGATGGCCATCGGCCGCAGCTTTGAGGAAGCCTTCCAGAAGGCTCTACGGATGGTGGATGAGAACTGTGTGGGCTTTGACCACACCATCAAACCAGTGTCTGACGAG GAGCTGCAGACTCCGACAGACAAGCGTATATTTGTGCTGGCGGCTGCTCTGAGGGCGGGCTACACAGTGGACCGCCTGTACGACCTGACCAAGATCGACCGCTGGTTCCTCCACAAGATGAAGAACATTGCGGACCATGAGAAGGTGCTGGAGTCGTACAACCAGGACGAGAGCACCATGCCTCTGGAGGTGATGAGGAAAGCCAAGCAGCTGGGCTTCTCAGACAAACAGATCGCCTTGGCTGTGCAGAG CACGGAGCTGGCAATGAGGAAGCTGCGACGTGATTGGAGCATCTTGCCGGTGGTGAAGCAGATCGACACTGTTGCAGCAGAGTGGCCAGCCCAGACCAACTACCTGTACCTGACCTATAACGGTACAGAGAGCGACCTGGGCTTCAGCGAGCCCCATGTAATGGTAATCGGCTCCGGCGTTTACCGCATTGGCAGCAGTGTGGAGTTTGACTGGTGTGCTGTGCGCTGCATCATGGAGCTCAGGAAG ATGGGCTATAAAACCATCATGGTGAACTATAACCCAGAGACTGTCAGCACAGACTACGACATGTGCGACCGCCTCTACTTCGATGAGATCTCCTTTGAG gTTGTTATGGACATCTATGAGATGGAGAACCCAGAGGGAGTGATCCTGTCCATGGGGGGCCAGCTGCCCAACAACATCGCCATGTCCCTCCACAGGCAGCAGTGTCGCATCCTGGGCACCTCCCCGGAGTTCATCGACTCTGCTGAGAACAGGTTCAAGTTTTCCCGCATGCTGGACACCATCGGCATCAGCCAGCCCCTGTGGAAGGAACTCACAGCGATTGAG TCGGCCATGAAGTTCTGTGAGACCGTGGGCTACCCGTGTCTGGTGCGTCCCTCCTACGTTCTGAGCGGAGCAGCCATGAACGTGGCGTACACAGACAGCGACCTGGAGAAGTACCTGAGCAGCGCTGTGGCCGTGTCCAAGGAATACCCTGTGGTAATCTCCAAGTTCATCCAGGAGGCCAAG GAGATAGACGTGGACGCGGTGGCATGTGACGGTGTGGTGATGGCCATTGCCGTGTCAGAGCATGTGGAGAACGCTGGGGTGCACTCTGGGGACGCCACCCTGGTCACGCCCGCCCAGGATATCAACCAGAAGACCATGGAGCGCATCAAGATGATTGTTCACGCCATCGGTCTGGAGCTGCAGGTCACCGGGCCCTTCAACCTGCAACTCATCGCTAAG GATGACCAGCTGAAGGTGATCGAGTGCAACGTCCGAGTCTCCCGCTCCTTCCCGTTCGTCTCGAAGACACTGGGAGTGGATCTGGTCGCCGTGGCAACACGTGTCATCATGGGAGAAGAGGTGGAGCCTGTGGGCCTGATGAAAGGAGTGGGCATCGTGGGTGTCAAG gtccccCAGTTCTCGTTTTCTCGTCTGGCCGGGGCTGATGTGGTTCTGGGGGTAGAGATGACCAGCACTGGGGAGGTGGCCTGCTTTGGAGAGAACAGATACGAGGCCTATCTGAAGGCCATGCTGAGCACAGGCTTCAAGATCCCCAAGAAGAACATTTTGCTCTCCATCGGCAGTTATAAG AACAAGAGTGAGCTACTGCCTACTGTACAGGCTATGGAGAGTCTAGGCTATGATTTGTATGCCAGTCTGGGGACCGCTGACTTCTACACTGAGCATGGAGTCAAG GTGATGGCAGTGGACTGGCCGTTTGAGGAAGAGGAGAGCGACTGCCCCAACAAGGACAAGCAGAGGAACATATTGGAATACTTGGAGGACCACCACTTTGACATGGTCATCAACCTCTCCATGAGGAACTCTGGAGGCCGACGCCTCTCCTCCTTTGTAACCAAAGGTTACCGCACCCGCCGCATGGCCATCGACTACTCAGTCCCCCTCATCATTGACATCAAGTGCACCAAGCTATTTTTCCAG GCGCTGTGTCTGGTTGGAGGCTTTCCGCCCGTCAAGACTCACGTGGACTGTATGACGTCACAGAAGTTGATTCGCTTGCCTG GTCTGATAGATGTGCACGTCCACCTGCGGGAGCCGGGTGCCACTCACAAGGAAGACTTCTCCTCGGGCACAGCGGCTGCCTTAGCAGGGGGAGTCACCATGGTGTGTGCCATGCCCAACACGGCACCCGCCATCATTGACCTCAGCTCTCTCACCATGGTCCAGAAG CTTGCCAAGGCAGGGTGTCGCTGTGACTATGCCCTCTATGTCGGGGCGGCTTCAGACAATGCTGCCGTCTTACCCTCCATCGCCAACTCCGCCGCTGGGCTGAAGATGTATCTGAACGACACCTACTCCACTCTGAAGATGGACAATGTCTCAGTTTGGATGGAG CACTTTGAGAAATGGCCCAAGCACCTACCAATCGTGGCTCACGCAGAGAAGCAGACGGTGGCAGCCATCTTGATGGTGGCCCAGCTCTACCAGAGAGCTGTTCATATCTGCCACGTGGCCAAGAAGGAGGAG ATTCTGATCATCCGTGTGGCCAAGCAGAAAGGCATCCAGGTGACGTGTGAGGTGGCGCCCCATCACCTCTTCCTGTGTGAGGAGAACGTGGCGGACATCGGGGACGGCCGGGCGCAGGTACGCCCCATGCTGGGAACCCGGGAGGACATGGAGGCCCTCTGGGAACACATGGATATCATTGACTGCTTCGCAACCGACCACG CCCCCCATTCAGTGGAGGAGAAGAACTCTGAGAAGCCCCCCCCAGGCTACCCTGGCCTGGAGACCATGCTGCCCCTCCTCCTCACCGCCGTCAGCGACGGGCGCCTCACCGTCGACGATATCATCAAGCGCTTGTACGACAACCCCCGCAAGATCTTCTCCCTGCCCGCACAGGACAACACTTATGTAGAG GTGGACCTGGAGCAGGAGTGGGTCATACCCAAACACATGCAGTTCACCAAGTCCAAGTGGACGCCTTTCGAAGGCATGAAGGTGAAGGGCAAGGTCCGCAGAGTGGTTCTCAGAGGAGAGGTGGCCTACATCGACGGACAGGTGCTGGTCCCTCCTGGTTATGGAGAGGATGTGAAGACTTGGCCTGCACCCATCCCCACCCAGCCCCCTGAGCCGGTGAAAGAAGTCCAACAG ACCCCAGAGCACCCCCGGCTGACCTCGCCATGCGAGGGCATCCGCACCCGCGCCCCGAGCCCTCGCCGCTCCGCTGGGGATGGACGCTACATGCTCCCACCCCGTATCCACAGGTCATCTGACCCAGGCGTTACACCAG CTGAAGATTCAAGGGAAAGAGCATTAAGAAGAGCATTTGAAGAAGATTTAAAAGAAG AGATGGCCCCTGCAGCTGGGGATGGCTCTAGCCATCCCCCTCCCCTGGCCAGGGTCCTGTCCCCCCGGGCTGAGGCAGGGTTGGGGGTAGCGGCAGGGCAGCCCCAGACCCTGACCCACCTTCAGACCTCCCCCCTACTGCACCCCCTAGTGGGACAACACGTCCTCTCTGTCAGGCAGTTCAGCAAAGAACAG atttctcacttgtTTAACGTGGCCCATACTCTTCGCCTGATGATTCAGAAAGAGAGAACCCTGGACATCCTGAAG GGTAAGGTGATGGCGTCCATGTTCTACGAGGTCAGCACGCGCACCAGCAGCTCGTTTGCGGCGGCCATGCAGCGTCTGGGCGGCTCTGTGGTCCATTTCTGCGAGGCCACCTCCTCGTCGCAGAAGGGTGAATCTCTGGCCGACTCGGTCCAGACCATGAGCTGCTATGCTGACGTCCTGGTGCTCCGACACCCCATGCCAGGGGCTGTAGAG TCTGCAGCGAGGCATTGTCGGAAGCCAGTGATCAACGCTGGGGACGGGGTCGGGGAGCACCCCACTCAGGCCCTGCTGGATGTGTTTACCATCAGAGAGGAGCTGGGCACGGTCAACGGCATGACG atcACCATGGTAGGAGACCTGAAGCACGGACGCACTGTGCATTCCCTGGCCAGGCTGCTCACCCAGTACAGGATCACTCTGCGCTACGTCGCCCCAAAGAACCTGCACATGCCCTCCGAGATCATCGACTTTGTGGCCTCCAAAGGCATCAAGCAG GAAGAGTTTGAGAGCATCGAGGAGGCACTGCCTGACACTGACGTGCTCTACATTACCAGGATCCAGAAGGAGAGGTTTTCCTCAGAGGAAGAGTACAAAGCG TGCTTCGGTCAGTTCATCCTTACCCCACACATCATGACTGGAGCCAAGAGGAAGATGGTGGTGATGCATCCTCTACCAAGAGTCAATGAGATCAG TGCGGAAGTGGACACAGATCCTCGTGCTGCCTACTTCCGGCAGGCTGAGAACGGCATGTACATCCGCATGGCCCTCCTGGCCACAGTGATGGGTAGAtga